A window of the Nisaea acidiphila genome harbors these coding sequences:
- a CDS encoding ABC transporter ATP-binding protein, with the protein MSQETLLDSSKERLVKPENPVRNVGTPPAYFSCWGLQAYYGESYIVQDVSFNIHEGEIIALLGRNGAGKTSTLRTIARMADPELHHGEIWLDHKPLHRMKDFEAAQNGVGLVPEDRRIIPGLTVEENLQLAQIHGPRGWEIERLYEHFPRLAERRNQEGVTMSGGEQQMLAVARALARDVKLLLLDEPYEGLAPVIVREIEKILEEIKTLGLTTIIVEQNAIAALHLADRALILDMGQVVFDGTAQEVLDNEALRQEYLAI; encoded by the coding sequence ATGAGCCAGGAAACCCTCCTCGATTCGTCGAAAGAACGGCTGGTCAAGCCGGAGAACCCGGTCCGGAATGTCGGCACGCCGCCGGCCTATTTTTCCTGCTGGGGACTGCAGGCCTATTACGGCGAGAGCTACATCGTTCAGGATGTCAGCTTTAATATCCACGAAGGCGAGATCATTGCTCTGCTCGGTCGCAACGGTGCCGGAAAAACCTCGACGCTGCGCACCATCGCCCGCATGGCCGATCCGGAACTGCATCACGGCGAAATCTGGCTCGACCACAAGCCGCTGCATCGGATGAAGGATTTCGAGGCGGCGCAGAACGGGGTCGGCCTGGTGCCGGAGGACCGCCGGATCATTCCGGGGCTGACCGTCGAGGAAAACCTGCAGCTGGCGCAGATTCACGGCCCGCGCGGCTGGGAGATCGAACGGCTCTACGAGCATTTCCCGCGCCTCGCCGAACGCCGCAATCAGGAAGGCGTCACCATGTCCGGCGGCGAACAGCAAATGCTTGCCGTCGCCCGCGCGCTCGCCCGCGATGTGAAACTCCTGCTGCTGGATGAGCCTTACGAGGGCCTCGCGCCGGTCATCGTGCGCGAGATCGAGAAGATCCTCGAAGAGATCAAGACGCTCGGCCTCACCACCATTATCGTCGAACAGAACGCGATTGCGGCGCTTCATCTCGCCGATCGCGCCCTGATCCTCGATATGGGGCAAGTCGTCTTTGATGGCACCGCTCAAGAAGTGCTCGATAACGAGGCGCTCCGTCAGGAGTACCTCGCAATCTGA
- a CDS encoding ABC transporter ATP-binding protein, with protein sequence MGILSVKGVNKRFGGLKALNDVNIDVEAGTVHAIIGPNGAGKSTLLNCFVGRLEPDTGTVDFDGASLLNRQPHEINQLGVSRVFQTPEIFGDLTLVENVMIPALAKRDGAFSINAWSAVAAEKDIVDRAMAMLEDVDLGSKADVTANELSRGDKRRLELAMCLVQDPKLLLLDEPTAGMSRADTNKTIDLLKKIGERGITKIVIEHDMHVVFSLASKISVMAQGTVIAEGKPEDIKGDPRVQEAYLGGAHL encoded by the coding sequence ATGGGAATTCTCTCAGTTAAAGGGGTCAACAAGCGCTTCGGAGGCTTGAAGGCGCTGAATGACGTCAATATCGACGTCGAAGCCGGAACCGTGCACGCGATCATCGGGCCGAACGGCGCCGGCAAATCGACATTGCTCAACTGTTTCGTCGGCCGCCTTGAGCCGGATACGGGCACCGTCGATTTCGATGGCGCATCGCTGCTGAACCGGCAGCCGCACGAGATCAATCAGCTCGGCGTCAGCCGGGTGTTCCAGACGCCGGAGATCTTCGGCGATCTGACGTTGGTGGAGAACGTTATGATCCCGGCGCTCGCCAAGCGGGATGGGGCCTTCTCGATCAATGCCTGGTCGGCGGTGGCGGCCGAAAAGGACATCGTGGATCGCGCGATGGCGATGCTCGAGGATGTCGATCTCGGCAGCAAGGCGGACGTGACCGCAAATGAGCTGAGCCGCGGTGACAAGAGGCGTCTGGAGTTGGCGATGTGCCTGGTGCAGGATCCGAAGCTCCTCCTGCTGGACGAGCCGACTGCCGGCATGTCCCGCGCCGATACCAACAAGACCATCGACCTGCTGAAGAAGATCGGCGAGCGCGGCATCACCAAGATCGTGATCGAGCACGATATGCATGTGGTGTTTTCGCTCGCCAGCAAGATCTCCGTCATGGCCCAGGGAACCGTCATTGCCGAAGGCAAGCCGGAAGATATCAAGGGCGATCCGCGGGTCCAGGAAGCCTACCTCGGGGGAGCCCATCTATGA
- a CDS encoding branched-chain amino acid ABC transporter permease: protein MLGLNSKDQTLFLVVIALTLLAPFVLNPFPEGSELAQFNAGYPDLMQRFVIFGIFAIGFNILFGLTGYLSFGHAAFLGVGSYAGVWMLKLLTMNVVPAIIVSVIFAGLFSAVVGYISLRRSGIYFSILTLAFAQMSFALAYSVLTPITNGETGLQLALDDPRILDVSRMDGSIPATNFFGIEMRDGFDLALGPWVFTFNFGYYLCAIVMLVAFYISLRIFRSPFGMMLRAVKTNQHRLRYTGKNPKPYTLAAFVISGMYAGLAGGLMVAMDPLAGAERMQWTASGEVVLMTILGGAGTLLGPVLGAGVIKYFENIFSKINDNVLYNWFSFLPESAQDVFVFMIHPFIGKGWHLTLGIMFMLVVIFLPGGVVEGGQRLGRLFRRRNSSDSTGGATTPNAHPAE, encoded by the coding sequence ATGCTGGGACTTAACAGCAAAGACCAAACGCTGTTCCTGGTCGTCATCGCGCTAACGCTGCTTGCCCCCTTCGTGCTCAATCCGTTCCCCGAAGGATCCGAGCTGGCGCAGTTCAATGCCGGTTATCCGGACCTGATGCAGCGGTTCGTCATCTTTGGGATCTTCGCGATCGGCTTCAATATCCTCTTCGGACTGACCGGGTATCTCAGTTTCGGACACGCGGCCTTCCTCGGTGTCGGCTCCTATGCAGGTGTCTGGATGCTGAAACTGCTGACCATGAACGTCGTGCCGGCGATCATCGTTTCGGTGATATTCGCCGGTCTGTTTTCGGCCGTGGTCGGATACATCTCGCTGCGGCGCTCCGGGATCTACTTCTCGATCCTCACGCTTGCTTTCGCGCAGATGTCCTTCGCGCTCGCGTACTCGGTGCTGACGCCGATCACGAACGGCGAGACAGGCCTGCAACTGGCGCTCGACGATCCCCGTATCTTGGACGTCAGCCGGATGGACGGTTCGATCCCTGCGACAAATTTCTTCGGCATCGAGATGCGTGACGGGTTCGATCTCGCGCTCGGTCCGTGGGTGTTCACGTTCAATTTCGGCTATTATCTCTGCGCCATCGTGATGCTGGTCGCGTTTTACATCTCGCTCCGGATCTTCCGGTCGCCGTTTGGCATGATGCTGCGCGCGGTCAAGACGAACCAGCACCGTTTGCGCTACACAGGAAAGAATCCGAAGCCCTATACGCTCGCTGCGTTCGTCATCTCCGGCATGTATGCCGGGCTTGCCGGCGGACTGATGGTTGCCATGGATCCGCTGGCCGGAGCAGAGCGCATGCAATGGACTGCTAGCGGCGAGGTCGTGCTGATGACGATCCTCGGCGGTGCGGGAACACTTCTTGGGCCGGTTCTCGGGGCAGGCGTCATCAAATACTTCGAGAACATCTTCTCGAAGATCAACGACAACGTGCTCTACAACTGGTTCTCCTTCCTTCCCGAGAGCGCTCAGGATGTCTTCGTCTTCATGATCCACCCGTTCATCGGCAAAGGCTGGCATCTCACCCTCGGGATCATGTTCATGCTTGTCGTGATTTTCCTGCCGGGCGGTGTCGTCGAGGGCGGGCAGCGTCTCGGCAGGCTCTTCCGCCGCCGGAACAGTTCCGATAGCACCGGCGGTGCGACGACCCCCAACGCACACCCGGCGGAATAA